The Kribbella sp. HUAS MG21 genome includes the window GCCACGGCAACTCGACGGCCTCACCTAGCCCAACAGGTGTTAGTGATCCGCTTGGCCCGCCTGGCCCGCCCAGCTCGACCGGCCCGACTGGTGGGGTTGATCCGGCGTGCCTGACTGATCCGGCTGGTTCAGGCTCGGCCAGCTCGGCCAGCTCGGTCGGCTCGGACGATTCGGCTGGATCGGATGGCGCCGTAGCTCCCGCGGGCGCCAGCGCTCGTGCGGGTGGAGGCACGGGCGGTCAGACAGGTGGCCGGGCGGATGATCGGGCGGGTGGTCGTTCGGGTGGTGGTGCGGGTGCCGCGGCGTCGGGAGGTCGTGTGGGTGGGCGTGGTGTGGGGCGGGTGCGGCCGGGGCAGACCGAGGTTGTCGTGCATCTGACCGACCACACGCTAGCCACCGGCAACGGAGTACTGCGCGCTGAAACCATCGGCCCACTCCTGGCTGCCCAGCTGGCCGAACTCATCGGACACGGGCCCTACACCGTCAAACCCGTCATCGACCTCAACGACGCCGTCAGCATCGACGCCTACGAAATCCCCACCCGCATCCGCGACCGCATCAAACTCACCCACCCAGTCGAACTCTTTCCCTACGGCAACCGCGAAACCACCAACACCATCGACCTCGACCACATCAAACCTTACGACCCCCACGGACCCACCGGACAAACCTCCACCACCAACCTCGCACCCCTCGGCCGCTACGGCCATCGAGTCAAAACCCACGCCCACGGCTGGACCGTCCACCGCATCAACCACACCACCCTCGAATGGACCACACCCCACGGCTTCACCTTCCACGTCAACCCCACCGGCACCCACCGCGTCGATCCACGTCAGGCCGGCAAGTCGCCGCCACGCCTGATCTGAACGGCGACCAGCCGCTGCCCGAAGTCGCGAAGTGCCCGCCGTCGGTCCTGCGGCGGTCGATGAACCCGCGGTCGAGGCCGCTCACTGGACCACGTCAGCTCGACCAGGAACCCTAGGCGCCGGCAGTTGGCGTGGGTGGGTCCGGTGTGGTGGGTCCGGCGCCGTGTGGCCGCGTTGGGTTGCGCGACGTTGACGGCCAGGTTGCCCTGGCCGACGACGGGTCCGTCGCCGGCTCCGATCGGCGCCAGCGAGCCTGGGCTTCAGCGCCGAGCTCCCGGTGCTGGTGGCGGAGGGCTGTGCGACGGGCTGGGCTTCAGCGCCGAGCTGCCGGTGGTGGTGGTGGCGGGCTGCGCCAGCGAGCCCTGGGCTCCAGCGCCGAGCTCTCAGTGATGGTGGCGTCGGGCTGGGCGTCAGTGCCGAGGTCTCGGTGGTGGGGCGTCGGGTGCGCCAGGGGTTGGGTTCGGCGCCGAGCTCCCAATGGTGACGGCGGAGGGCTGTGCGACGGGGTTGGGCTTCGGTGCCGAGCTGCCGCCGATGGTGGCGCCGGGCTGTCTGACGGGGTGCATGGCACCAACCCCGTCGCCAGGACCCCCCGCCGCGGCCCTGTGGTTGGCGCCGTGGCCGGGGCCCTTTGGGTGGGGTCCCGGCCACGGTCGTTTTAGTGGTCGGCGTGCTTCTTGACTTCCTTTTCGAGTTTGTCCTTGGGGAGGCTGGAAGCGCCGGGGATGTCTGCGTTGGCGGCCTGTTGGGCCAACTGGTCGCGGGTCATGTCGCCGGGTTGTTCGCCCAGGTGCTTCTTGCGGCTGGCTGCGAAGGCTTCGCCTAGTTCGGACCGGCGCTCGTCGGAGAGGTTCGAGCGCATGCCGGGGAGGACCTTCGTCTCCTCCTCCTCGACGTGGTGCGACACGGCGTCCACGAGGTTCTGCAGGACGCGGTCGAAGTCCGACGACGTCGGGTCGGTGGCGGCGAGTTTCGCGAGGAGTTGGTCGGCCTCGATGTGTTCCTGCTGGCTGTGCGAGACCTCTTCCTTCTCGCCGGCCTCGGAGGCGGCGACCGGGTACACCTCGGCTTCTTCGGCGCGGCTGTGCGCGGTCAGCAGCGTCGTCAGCACCGGCAGCAGGGTCGGGCGCTTCTCCGGCTCGTCCTTCAACGCGTCGAACAGCCGCTCCACTTCGCGGTGGTCCTGCATGATCAGGTCGACGACATCCGTACTCATCCTTGCTCCCCTTCAGGCGATCCTGACTCGGTCGGCGGGTCGTGCTCGACCGCCGTTTTGATGCTGGCCAACGTCCGGTCGAGTTCCTCGTCGACGTTGGTGGTCTCGGTGGTGTGCACCCGCACGGTCAGCTTCGACGTACCGTCGGCGACGAAGTCCACGACGAGTTCGCCGCCGTACCGGTGTGGTCCGTCCATGCCCCAGCGCAGGACGCGGTCCTCGTCGAGGACGTCGATCCAGCCCTCGCGATGCCCGCCGCCCACTGTGACGTCGACGTCCTGGTGCACGGCTTGGTGCGGCCGCCGTGCCTCGGGGCCCTGGGCGGTGACCGGGATCTCCGCGGTCGGGTGCAGGGACGTCAGCCAGGGCACGTACTCGGGCAGGTGGTGGAGGTCGGACAGCCGCTCGAACAGGATGTTCGGGGCGACGTCGACCGTGGTCCAGGCTTCGTGCTCACCCATGGGAACGCTCCTTCCGGAGACGTAGTTCGGGCAGTACCTCGGTCCGGTAGAGGTTCATCATGTCCACGCTGTGCGGGCCGATGTTGGCGACGTACACCTCGTCGAAACCGGCCTCGACGTACGGCGCGAACGCCTCGACGTGGACGTCCGCCTTCGGCCCGCAGGCGACCGACTGCGCCGTCGACTCCTTGGTGACGAGTTGGCTGGCCTGCTCGAAGTGCCGCGGCGAGGGGAGTACCTGGGCCAGCTCGCCGGGGAGCCCGGAGTTGCCCCAGATCCGGTGCGCCTGCTCGACGCCTTCCTCCTCGGTCGGCGCGTAGCTGACCTTGAACCCGGCCTGCGCGGGCTTGTCGAGCCCGCCGTGGTCGCGGAACCGGCGCAGCAGCTCCTTGTCGGGCGACGTGGTCACGTACCCGTCCGCGATCCGCGCTGCGAGATCCGTTGCCTCCGGCCCGAATCCGGACATGTAGATCGGCAGCGGCTCCTTCGGGCGGGTGTAGATCCGCGCGGTGTCGACGGTGTAGTGCTTGCCGTGGTGGTTGACGAACCCGTCCTCGGTCCACAGCCGGCGCATGATCTCCACGGCTTCCTCGAGCATCTCCAGCCGGACGTCGGCCGTTGGCCAGACCGTCCCGAGGATGTGCTCGTTCAGCGCCTCACCGGAACCGACGCCGAGCCGGAACCGTCCGTTCAGCAGCACGGCGCTGGTCGCGGCCGCCTGCGCGATGATCACCGGATGGGTCCGTACCGTCGGGCACGTGACCGCGGTCGTCACCGGCAGTTCGCAGACCTGGGAGATCGCGCCGATCACCGACCAGACGAAGGCGCTCTGCCCCTGCTCGTCGTTCCAGGGGTGGAAGTGGTCGCTGATCCACAACCCGTCGAAGCCCGCCTCCTCGGCCATCCGGGCTTGTTCGATCAGCTCCGCCGGCGTGTACTCCTCGCTGGAGAGGAAGTATCCGATCTTCACGTGCTGCCTCCGATCAGTCGCTCACTACTGGTGCCTGTTGCCGCCCCGTGCATTCACGCCCTGTCACCGCCGGCCGCGGGCGAGACCGACCGTGACCGCGGCGGCGCCGGCGGCCAGCGCACCGATCAGGCCGCGGTGCCGGGCGGCCCACACCTGGTAGCTGCGCCCGGTCGACCGGTCGTCGAACGCACCGTGCGAGCCGTAGTCGCGGCTGCGGTCGTCGGCCGGTCCCCAGAGGTTGGCGGCCTGTTCGTTGGGCATGTCGGCCTGTTGTGCCTTGTAGCCGGTCCGCGCGAGGTAACGGTCGAGAAGTCCGGGCACGAACTTGTTCGCGATCAACGTCGCCACCGTCGGCGCGCCGATCCAGTACTCGCGGCGCCGCGGATGGTCGGCCGCGTAGACGATCGCGTCCGCCGCGACCTCGGGCTGGAAGATCGGTGGCACCGGCTGCGGGTGCTTGGGCAGCCGCGACAGCACCCAGGAGAACTGCGGGGTGTTGACCGCGGGCAGTTGCACCATCGTCGTGTGCACGTTCGCCTTGTCGTGCATCAGTTCGCAACGCAGCGAGTCGTGGAAGCCCTGGATCGCGTGCTTCGCCCCGCAGTACGCCGATTGCAGCGGAATCCCGCGATACGCGAGCGCCGAACCGACCTGCACGATCGTCCCGTGGTGCCGCGGCTTCATCCGGTCGAGCGCGGCGCGGGTGCCGTAGACGTACCCCAGGTAGGTCACCTCGGTGGTGCGCTTGAACTCGCTCGGCTCGATCTCCATGAACGGCGCGAAGACGGAGGTGAAGGCAACGTTCACCCAGACGTCGATCGGACCGAGTTCCCGCTCGATCCGTTCGGCGGCCGCCTCGACCTGCCCGTAGTCCGCGACGTCGACCGAGATCGCCAGCGGGGTCCCGCCGGCGTCGGTGACGTCGCGGACCGCGCCCTCCAGCCCGGACTCGCCCCGGGCCAGCAGGGCGA containing:
- a CDS encoding hemerythrin domain-containing protein — encoded protein: MSTDVVDLIMQDHREVERLFDALKDEPEKRPTLLPVLTTLLTAHSRAEEAEVYPVAASEAGEKEEVSHSQQEHIEADQLLAKLAATDPTSSDFDRVLQNLVDAVSHHVEEEETKVLPGMRSNLSDERRSELGEAFAASRKKHLGEQPGDMTRDQLAQQAANADIPGASSLPKDKLEKEVKKHADH
- a CDS encoding SRPBCC family protein, which translates into the protein MGEHEAWTTVDVAPNILFERLSDLHHLPEYVPWLTSLHPTAEIPVTAQGPEARRPHQAVHQDVDVTVGGGHREGWIDVLDEDRVLRWGMDGPHRYGGELVVDFVADGTSKLTVRVHTTETTNVDEELDRTLASIKTAVEHDPPTESGSPEGEQG
- a CDS encoding TIGR03557 family F420-dependent LLM class oxidoreductase, with translation MKIGYFLSSEEYTPAELIEQARMAEEAGFDGLWISDHFHPWNDEQGQSAFVWSVIGAISQVCELPVTTAVTCPTVRTHPVIIAQAAATSAVLLNGRFRLGVGSGEALNEHILGTVWPTADVRLEMLEEAVEIMRRLWTEDGFVNHHGKHYTVDTARIYTRPKEPLPIYMSGFGPEATDLAARIADGYVTTSPDKELLRRFRDHGGLDKPAQAGFKVSYAPTEEEGVEQAHRIWGNSGLPGELAQVLPSPRHFEQASQLVTKESTAQSVACGPKADVHVEAFAPYVEAGFDEVYVANIGPHSVDMMNLYRTEVLPELRLRKERSHG
- a CDS encoding SDR family oxidoreductase: MARVVVVTGASAGIGRASAVAFARRGDKVALLARGESGLEGAVRDVTDAGGTPLAISVDVADYGQVEAAAERIERELGPIDVWVNVAFTSVFAPFMEIEPSEFKRTTEVTYLGYVYGTRAALDRMKPRHHGTIVQVGSALAYRGIPLQSAYCGAKHAIQGFHDSLRCELMHDKANVHTTMVQLPAVNTPQFSWVLSRLPKHPQPVPPIFQPEVAADAIVYAADHPRRREYWIGAPTVATLIANKFVPGLLDRYLARTGYKAQQADMPNEQAANLWGPADDRSRDYGSHGAFDDRSTGRSYQVWAARHRGLIGALAAGAAAVTVGLARGRR